The segment GCCGCGCGTCACGGGCCGTACTTGATGCAGGCTCGTCGCGGGATAAACGATCGCATGTCCCGCGGGCAATTTCACTTCCTGCACGCCATACGTGTCTTCTATGACGAGTTCGCCGCCATCGTAGTCTTCGGGACGGGACAGGAAGAGCGTGACGGAGACGTCGGTACGCACGCGTGCGCCATGACCCGGCACGATACGGATTGCGCCATCGACATGACTGCCGAAGTGCATGCCGCCTTCGTAGCGATTGAAGAGCGGTGGATACACGCGATTGGGCAGCACCGCGCTGATGAAGAGCGGATGCCGTTCGAGCGCGCCGACGATGGCGTCGCCCATTTCATGCGCAATGGGCGAGCCTTCCGCGATCTGCCGGTTATGTTTGACCGGCGCGCCCTGATAGCCAGCGGTTGCGCGGCCGTCGACCCATGAGTCCGTGGCGGCTTCAAGCCGTGCGCGCATGGCGGCGGCATCTTCGGGCGTGAGAACGCCGGGTATGGAGAGGATCATCGTTCTGACTTTTCAACTGCGCGCGCCGCGCCTTGATTCGGCGTGGCGCGCGCAGGCACATCAACGGAAGCGGTAATTCAACGTCGCGAGGAAGGTGCGGCCGTAGCCCGGCACCGCGCGTCCGCCATCCGACGGGATCAGCGCGTCGTAGTAACGCTTGTCCGTCAGATTCAGCACGTTGAACTGGATATCGTAACGCTTCTGATGATAGGCGGCCATCGCGTCCCAGCGCACGTATCCGCCCACCTGAACGAGATTGTTGTTCGCGGCATAGCGCGAGGACACATACGAAGGCCCGCCGCCGATCTGCCATGCCGGCGTGAAGTCGTAGGTCGTCCAGAAGTTGAGCATGTGATGCGGCGTGTTGGCGAGCGTGTTGCCGGTCGTGCCGTCGAGCGCCTTCTGCACGGTGCCGTCCATGTAGGTGTAGCCGCCGAACATCTGCCACTGCTTCGTGATGTGGCCCGCGACGCCCAACTGATAACCGCGCACGCGGACGTCGCCATCGAGCGTGTATTCGCCGGTCGAAACCTGCGTGCGAGCGTTGGTCTTCTCGATGTTGAAGAGCGACTGCGTCACCGAAAGGCCGCCGTTCAGCAAGTCCCACTTCGAGCCGACCTCGTACGAACGGTTCTTTTCAGGCGGCGTGTTCTGCTGATTGTTGGTGAGCGTCAGTGCTTCGAGCGACGGGTTGAACGACGTCCCGTACGACACGTAATACGATTGCCAGTCGGCCGGCTGCCACACCACGCCGGTACGCACGCTCGTGAAGAAGTTGGTCTGCGTGGCGTAACCGGGCGCGTTGATCGAATTGTTGATCGACGCTTCGTAGCGGTCCCAGCGCACACCGCCAATCCACTTCCAGTTCTCGCCGATGGACACCGTATCGTTCAAATAAAGACCGATGCCGTTCGCGCTCGATTCGGCCAGATTCGTCGCGACTTCACGATAATTCGCCGGGCGCGGCACGTATGCCGGATCGACGAGCGGCACGATGGCAAGCGTATTCGAAGGCAGGCCGGGCGTGGTCGCCGTGAAGCTCTGGTTGCTGTAGGTCTCGTGACTCAGATCGACGCCGACGAGCATGTCGTGCTTCAGGAAGCCGGTTGCGAACTTGCCCTGAAGATCGGTCGTGTTATAGACCGAGTGATCGTTGATGTTGCGGTCCTTGCCCTGCAGCCGCACGAATAGCGACGACAGCGGCAGTGCCGTGTAGTTGCCGTTCGCAAGCGCGGTCGAGGTTCCGAGCGGACCCGTCAGCACGGCCGCTGCGTTGGTCGCGCGCGCCTCGGTGCTGTAGTGGCTGAACTGCGTCTGGTTGCGCAGCGTGAACATGTCGTTGAAGCGATGTTCCACACGCGCGTTCACCGTCTGCACGTCCTGGATCGTGCGGTCGTCCGTGAAGCCGTAGAAGGTTTTTCTATCGACCGGCGCGGGATGGCCGTTGAGCGGCGGAATGCCATAGTCGGGCTGATCGTAGTTATGCTGGATCAGCGCGGACAAGGTCACCTGCGTAGGCGTACCGATGCCGAACTTCACTTCCGGGGCCACGCCGTAATCCTTGTTCTTCATCTGATCGCGGGTCGAACCGAGATCCTGTCCGAACGCGTTGATACGGAACGCGGAGGTATCCGTGAGCGGCTGGTTGATGTCGACCGTGCTGCGATAGCGGTCGTGCGTGCCCGCTTGCACGGAAACATCGGCGCGAGGCTTCAGGTTCGGCTGCTTGCTGACCTGATTGATGACGCCGCCCGTGGAACCGCGCCCGAAGTACAGCGACGACGGGCCATACAGCACGTCGATGGATTCGAGATTGAAGGTATCGCGATAGTACTGGCCGCGGTCGCGAAAGCCGTCGAGATAGATGTCGGTGCGCGCCGTGAAGCCGCGCAGGTTGATGTTGTTGCCGATCTGGCCGCCTTCGGCCGCGCCGAGGGTCACGCCCGGCACATTGCGCAAGGCGTCGGAAAACGAACTCACCGCTTGCGATTGCAGCACTGCTTTCGGCACGACCACGACGGCCTGCGGAATGTCGCGCAGCGCCGTCGGTACCTTGGCGCCGACGCTCGAGACTTCCGGCTGGAAGTCGGCTTGCTGATCGGCCTGTCCCGTGACCTTGACCGCCGGCAGCGCGGCGGTTTCCGGTGCGGATGCGTTGCTCACCGGGGCATCGGCCTGGGTCGTCTGCGTCACTTGCGGGGCGGTTTGCGCGTAAAGCGGCGCCGCAATCGGCGCAACGGTAAACGCGGCCAACGCCGCGGCAAGCGGTGTTTTCCTCAACATGTCGTTCCTCAAATTTTTTCGACCGCATGCGTGTCGCTGACGCATGCGCAATTGACTTGTTCTTGGCTCGGCATCCACGAATCAGAAATAAGCCCTTAATTCAGGTGAATGCGAATCACTATCATTACACAAAGGCCGAAATATTTGGAAAGAATTTCACAATTCCAGGGAACTTTTTCCGAAATGGTCAGGCGATTGTAAGGGTGCGTACAGTGCCTGTACTAGACGGGTAAGAAGCAAAACGCCCGCAACGCGCGGGCGCTGCGGGCGTGAACGCGGGCCAATCAGCGACGGCATCCTTTTTCGAGAACGATGGTTTCGAACAACTCGTAGTCCGCGGTGGGCGTTTGGTCCGCGCCCGGCGCGTGGAAGTAGTTCATCGTGATCGATGTCTTGCCGCCATGCTAGCCCGGATCGCAGTCGAAAACGGCGATGCCGTAGCCCGTGCCCGTATCGCGTTGCGCGGACCAGATGGCGTCTTCCACCGCATCCGCTACGGGACGCACGAACGTGCCCGCCGTCGCGCCCGGAATGGGCCGGTTGCGTTTCGTGAAGACCTGCGCTTGCGGATTGCCCGTGCCCGCGTCCGTGCCGTAGACGTCGAGCGGCGCGCTGGTGCCTCCGCCGCCGAGAATCAGATGGACCGTGCCGTGCGAAGTATCGATAGGATCGTTCGCGCGCTGCGCTGTCATCACCGGACGCGGTTGCA is part of the Caballeronia sp. TF1N1 genome and harbors:
- a CDS encoding Fe2+-dependent dioxygenase, which translates into the protein MILSIPGVLTPEDAAAMRARLEAATDSWVDGRATAGYQGAPVKHNRQIAEGSPIAHEMGDAIVGALERHPLFISAVLPNRVYPPLFNRYEGGMHFGSHVDGAIRIVPGHGARVRTDVSVTLFLSRPEDYDGGELVIEDTYGVQEVKLPAGHAIVYPATSLHQVRPVTRGARVSSFFWAQSLVRDDAQRALLFDLDNSIQRLNATQGDEAAKRTLVGCYHNLLRMWSET
- a CDS encoding TonB-dependent siderophore receptor; the protein is MLRKTPLAAALAAFTVAPIAAPLYAQTAPQVTQTTQADAPVSNASAPETAALPAVKVTGQADQQADFQPEVSSVGAKVPTALRDIPQAVVVVPKAVLQSQAVSSFSDALRNVPGVTLGAAEGGQIGNNINLRGFTARTDIYLDGFRDRGQYYRDTFNLESIDVLYGPSSLYFGRGSTGGVINQVSKQPNLKPRADVSVQAGTHDRYRSTVDINQPLTDTSAFRINAFGQDLGSTRDQMKNKDYGVAPEVKFGIGTPTQVTLSALIQHNYDQPDYGIPPLNGHPAPVDRKTFYGFTDDRTIQDVQTVNARVEHRFNDMFTLRNQTQFSHYSTEARATNAAAVLTGPLGTSTALANGNYTALPLSSLFVRLQGKDRNINDHSVYNTTDLQGKFATGFLKHDMLVGVDLSHETYSNQSFTATTPGLPSNTLAIVPLVDPAYVPRPANYREVATNLAESSANGIGLYLNDTVSIGENWKWIGGVRWDRYEASINNSINAPGYATQTNFFTSVRTGVVWQPADWQSYYVSYGTSFNPSLEALTLTNNQQNTPPEKNRSYEVGSKWDLLNGGLSVTQSLFNIEKTNARTQVSTGEYTLDGDVRVRGYQLGVAGHITKQWQMFGGYTYMDGTVQKALDGTTGNTLANTPHHMLNFWTTYDFTPAWQIGGGPSYVSSRYAANNNLVQVGGYVRWDAMAAYHQKRYDIQFNVLNLTDKRYYDALIPSDGGRAVPGYGRTFLATLNYRFR